In Corynebacterium endometrii, one DNA window encodes the following:
- a CDS encoding GntR family transcriptional regulator, translating to MSLQREPQRHLKIAEFLKEQIRKGDLAPGDQLPSEAELCAQFNSSRGPVRQAMAALRAEGAISSGRGRRSVVLGNHQAETFESIYSVTEWMKLRGFKAGQRTLWQARRPAPARVAKALAVEEGEPIIFIHRVRYANNEPVLVERQYFPLEIGSIVLHFDADAGSVHDHLAESGVDFDNVRRELVIDHATEEDADALGIEPGSALWQVRVAVSDHSGRPVEYAENRYRADSLAFGLSSVRGGTSPLEVMLTHQSGLLGESG from the coding sequence GTGTCTTTGCAGCGCGAACCACAGCGGCACCTCAAGATTGCCGAGTTCCTCAAGGAACAGATCCGCAAGGGGGATCTGGCCCCGGGGGACCAGCTCCCCAGCGAGGCCGAGTTGTGCGCCCAGTTCAACTCTTCCCGCGGCCCAGTGCGCCAGGCGATGGCCGCCCTGCGGGCAGAGGGCGCCATCTCTTCCGGCCGCGGCCGCCGCTCGGTGGTCCTGGGCAATCATCAGGCCGAGACGTTTGAGTCCATCTACTCAGTCACGGAATGGATGAAGCTTCGTGGCTTCAAGGCCGGCCAGCGCACCCTATGGCAAGCCCGCCGCCCGGCGCCGGCGCGCGTAGCCAAGGCGCTAGCGGTAGAGGAAGGTGAACCTATCATCTTCATCCACCGCGTGCGCTACGCCAACAACGAACCCGTCCTGGTTGAACGCCAGTACTTCCCCCTCGAGATTGGCTCCATCGTGCTGCACTTCGATGCGGACGCCGGCTCCGTCCATGACCACCTGGCTGAATCGGGCGTGGATTTTGACAACGTCCGCCGCGAGCTCGTCATCGATCACGCTACGGAGGAAGACGCTGACGCGCTGGGCATCGAGCCCGGCTCCGCGCTGTGGCAGGTGCGCGTGGCCGTTTCTGACCACTCCGGCCGCCCGGTGGAGTACGCGGAAAACCGCTACCGCGCCGATTCCCTGGCCTTTGGGCTATCGTCCGTCCGCGGCGGCACCTCGCCGCTGGAGGTCATGCTGACACACCAGTCCGGCCTACTCGGGGAATCCGGATAA
- a CDS encoding MalY/PatB family protein, with translation MKFPSVETLKDRGTRKWTVYGEDVLPLWIAESDFPTAPPVLEAIRRHVETEGLGYTPSPKVSGLSPALSEFYAEHFGWRPDPTRVMWIGDVVRGLLLGAQYFTREDSALIVPVPSYPPLLELAKTAGREMIQVDVSAGFTDSVLDEIERAFAAGAGALVLANPYNPLGLVLEEDTLRRLVEIAARHDGRILSDEIHAPLVFDGRHTPVASLGEDGAKVAYTVTSTSKAWNVAGLKCAQVILSNPADVQTWNNLTGVAKDGTGTLGVFAAEACWSQGADFLAEEVEYLRANRDWLCEVLPQKIPGIKTTCPQATYLMWLDFRETAIPEQAKEHPAKWLTEHAKVALNEGVSFGPGGAGHARLNFATSREILEEAVDRLAQAIG, from the coding sequence ATGAAATTTCCAAGCGTTGAGACCCTAAAGGACCGAGGCACCCGCAAGTGGACCGTGTATGGAGAAGACGTGCTGCCACTGTGGATTGCCGAATCTGATTTCCCCACCGCCCCGCCGGTGCTGGAGGCCATCCGCCGTCACGTTGAGACCGAGGGCCTTGGCTACACGCCCTCCCCAAAGGTCTCAGGTCTGTCCCCCGCGCTGAGCGAGTTCTACGCCGAGCACTTTGGCTGGCGCCCGGATCCAACGCGGGTGATGTGGATTGGTGACGTGGTGCGCGGCCTGCTGCTGGGCGCGCAGTATTTCACGCGTGAGGATTCCGCTCTCATTGTTCCGGTTCCGTCCTACCCGCCGCTGTTGGAGCTGGCCAAGACCGCCGGGCGCGAGATGATTCAGGTGGACGTCTCCGCCGGGTTCACGGACTCCGTGCTGGATGAGATTGAACGCGCCTTCGCCGCCGGGGCGGGCGCGCTGGTTTTAGCCAACCCCTACAACCCGCTGGGCCTGGTGCTGGAGGAGGATACGCTGCGCCGCCTGGTAGAAATTGCCGCGCGCCACGATGGGCGCATCCTCTCCGACGAAATCCACGCTCCCCTGGTCTTCGATGGCCGCCACACCCCCGTAGCCTCCCTCGGGGAGGATGGCGCCAAGGTGGCCTACACGGTTACCTCCACCTCCAAGGCGTGGAATGTGGCGGGCCTTAAGTGCGCGCAGGTCATCCTGTCCAATCCCGCGGACGTGCAGACCTGGAACAACCTCACCGGCGTGGCCAAGGACGGCACCGGCACGCTGGGTGTCTTTGCCGCGGAGGCCTGCTGGTCCCAGGGCGCTGACTTCCTCGCCGAGGAGGTCGAGTACCTGCGCGCCAACCGCGACTGGCTCTGCGAGGTGCTCCCGCAGAAGATCCCCGGCATCAAAACCACCTGCCCGCAGGCCACATACCTGATGTGGCTGGATTTCCGCGAGACCGCCATCCCGGAACAGGCCAAGGAGCATCCGGCGAAGTGGCTGACGGAGCACGCGAAGGTCGCGCTCAACGAGGGCGTTAGCTTTGGCCCCGGCGGCGCCGGCCACGCGCGCCTGAACTTCGCCACCTCGCGCGAGATCCTGGAAGAGGCCGTGGACCGCCTGGCCCAGGCCATAGGCTGA
- a CDS encoding ABC transporter substrate-binding protein — protein MNKRALGAAAFLAAGALTACSAGHTAYVPTTAPGKSASSAVVLASTSPANSLDFTTTGGAAIPAALMSNVYETLVRIDPESGEIVPHLATGWRVNEAGTEYTFALREGVSFSDGAAFNAETAAFSINYVREKWTNGLKSQMDAVAAAEAIGENTLKVTLARPSNKWLWSMGTVTGAMMHEGAVGELSSKPVGTGPFMVAGFSPNEFVSLTINPDYWGKAPARDVTIRYFPDAMSAVNALQSGGADIVWAVQAPELLSNLPDEYRTTVGTTNGEVVLSMNNQVAPFDDPRVRQAVAYAVDRNAANDILWDAAATDTGGAPVPPTDPWFSGKDYYPHDPDKARELLAEAGATGAHITITVPTLPYAQTISELLYSQLTEVGFEVELESAEFPAMWLAQVMGAKDYQMSIVSHVEPRDITTLFGSPEYYLGYDSPTVRDLFAKADTESEEAASTQLMGRAVDHIMEDMGALTLMNMPNIVLTREGVTGVRPDQVTDAIELRDVDFTPRAGGDTND, from the coding sequence ATGAATAAGCGAGCCTTAGGGGCAGCCGCCTTCCTAGCGGCCGGCGCCCTAACCGCCTGCTCCGCAGGACACACGGCCTACGTGCCCACCACCGCCCCGGGAAAATCAGCCAGTTCGGCGGTGGTTTTGGCATCCACCTCACCGGCCAATTCCTTAGATTTCACCACCACCGGCGGCGCCGCCATTCCCGCGGCCTTGATGAGCAACGTTTACGAAACCCTGGTGCGCATCGACCCCGAATCCGGCGAGATAGTCCCCCACCTGGCCACCGGGTGGCGCGTCAACGAGGCCGGCACGGAATACACGTTCGCCCTGCGCGAGGGCGTGAGCTTTAGCGACGGTGCCGCCTTCAACGCCGAAACCGCCGCCTTTTCCATCAATTACGTGCGGGAGAAATGGACCAACGGCCTGAAATCCCAGATGGACGCGGTGGCTGCGGCGGAGGCAATCGGCGAAAACACGCTCAAGGTGACCCTGGCCCGGCCGTCAAATAAGTGGTTGTGGTCAATGGGCACGGTTACCGGCGCCATGATGCACGAGGGCGCCGTGGGTGAGCTTTCCTCCAAACCCGTGGGCACCGGCCCGTTCATGGTGGCCGGATTTAGCCCCAATGAGTTTGTCTCCTTAACCATCAACCCCGATTACTGGGGGAAGGCCCCCGCGCGGGACGTCACCATCCGCTACTTCCCGGACGCCATGAGCGCGGTCAACGCGCTCCAATCCGGCGGCGCGGATATCGTGTGGGCCGTCCAGGCCCCCGAGCTCTTAAGCAACCTGCCGGATGAGTACCGCACCACCGTGGGCACCACAAATGGCGAAGTGGTGCTCTCCATGAACAACCAGGTTGCCCCGTTTGATGATCCGCGGGTGCGCCAGGCAGTGGCCTATGCCGTAGACCGCAATGCGGCCAATGACATCCTGTGGGACGCCGCCGCCACGGATACCGGCGGCGCGCCCGTCCCTCCCACGGACCCGTGGTTTAGCGGCAAGGATTACTACCCTCATGATCCGGACAAGGCCCGCGAACTGCTGGCGGAGGCCGGGGCCACCGGCGCCCATATCACCATCACCGTGCCCACCCTGCCCTACGCGCAGACCATTTCCGAGCTTTTGTACTCCCAGCTGACCGAGGTGGGCTTCGAGGTAGAGCTGGAATCCGCCGAGTTCCCAGCCATGTGGCTGGCCCAGGTCATGGGCGCCAAGGATTACCAGATGTCCATCGTCTCCCACGTGGAACCCCGGGATATCACCACGCTATTTGGCAGCCCTGAGTACTACCTGGGCTATGACTCCCCAACCGTGCGTGACCTGTTTGCCAAGGCAGACACGGAATCCGAGGAGGCCGCCTCCACCCAGCTCATGGGGCGGGCCGTGGATCACATCATGGAGGACATGGGCGCGTTGACGCTGATGAACATGCCGAACATCGTGCTCACCCGAGAGGGCGTCACCGGCGTGCGGCCGGACCAGGTCACAGACGCCATCGAGCTCAGGGACGTAGACTTCACCCCTCGGGCCGGGGGCGATACCAATGACTAG
- a CDS encoding LLM class flavin-dependent oxidoreductase, producing MSQRATLSLLDFCTVYEGESAGQSMARSVELAQRAEKLGFKRIWYTEHHNMKHITSSSPAVLIAHIGAHTNTIRLGSGGVMLPNHAPYVIAEQFGTLAELYPNRIDLGLGRAPGTDMQTLGRALRRDPNAAERFPQDVQELQAFLGDKSPIPGVTAVPGTNTNVPLYILGSSMFGASLAASLGLPYAFASHFAPQHLKGATSYYRNNYQPSEQFPEPYVIAGVNVVAGDTVEDAQARFEDVKFGRVKAMAGRGRFLTDDQVRQIMDSYQGAQILQMLEYTAVGTDKEIAEYLEQFQEHCGADELMISLQATNAEDYLSTTDVVAKAWF from the coding sequence ATGTCTCAGCGCGCAACTTTATCCCTGCTCGATTTCTGCACCGTTTATGAGGGTGAATCCGCTGGCCAATCCATGGCCCGATCCGTGGAATTAGCCCAGCGGGCGGAGAAGCTAGGCTTTAAACGCATCTGGTACACCGAGCACCACAACATGAAGCACATCACCAGCTCCTCCCCGGCCGTGCTCATCGCCCACATCGGCGCACACACGAATACCATCCGCCTGGGCTCCGGCGGCGTTATGCTTCCCAACCACGCCCCGTACGTGATTGCCGAACAGTTTGGCACCCTGGCGGAGCTCTACCCTAACCGCATCGATCTGGGCCTAGGCCGCGCGCCCGGCACCGACATGCAAACGCTGGGCCGGGCGCTGCGCCGCGACCCCAACGCCGCGGAACGCTTCCCACAGGATGTTCAGGAGCTCCAGGCCTTCCTGGGGGATAAGTCGCCAATCCCGGGCGTTACCGCCGTGCCCGGCACGAATACCAATGTGCCCCTCTACATCCTGGGCTCATCCATGTTCGGCGCCTCCCTCGCCGCCAGCCTGGGCCTGCCTTACGCCTTTGCCTCCCACTTCGCGCCGCAGCACCTCAAGGGCGCCACGAGCTACTACCGCAACAACTACCAGCCGTCCGAGCAGTTCCCGGAGCCATACGTGATAGCCGGCGTCAACGTCGTTGCCGGCGATACCGTTGAAGACGCCCAGGCCCGCTTCGAGGACGTCAAGTTCGGCCGCGTCAAGGCCATGGCCGGCCGCGGGAGGTTCCTTACCGATGACCAGGTTCGCCAGATCATGGACTCCTACCAGGGCGCGCAGATCCTGCAAATGCTGGAGTACACCGCGGTGGGCACGGACAAGGAGATCGCCGAGTACCTGGAGCAATTCCAGGAGCATTGCGGCGCCGACGAGCTCATGATCTCCCTCCAGGCCACCAACGCCGAGGACTACCTATCCACCACCGACGTGGTGGCCAAGGCCTGGTTCTAG
- a CDS encoding ABC transporter permease, whose translation MTSIQTWPGHWFRRLPATGWVGLILVTITVAAAVVSLVWTPYDPHHAIPAERLLGPGSSHLLGTDRFGRDVLSRLMAGARITVFVGLVAVAIAAAIGVPAGIFAGMRRGSWVDHLIMRAADLMLAFPALLMAIIAGAVWGPSTLTAMLAIGVAGIPSFARVARSGTLQVMTQDYIRSARVSRVPGWLIAWRHVLPNIGALVIVQASVYFALAILAEAGLSYLGLGSAPPSASWGRMLQDAQTLLGTQPWLVVWPGTAIAGTVLGFNLLGDGIRDLIDPRLARGGKVDA comes from the coding sequence ATGACTTCGATTCAAACCTGGCCGGGGCACTGGTTCCGGCGCCTGCCCGCCACCGGCTGGGTGGGGCTCATCCTGGTCACGATCACGGTGGCCGCCGCCGTCGTTTCGCTGGTGTGGACCCCTTACGATCCCCACCACGCCATCCCCGCGGAGCGGCTGCTTGGCCCCGGCTCCAGCCACCTGCTAGGCACGGACCGCTTCGGCCGCGACGTGCTCTCCCGGCTGATGGCCGGGGCGCGGATCACCGTATTCGTCGGGCTCGTGGCCGTGGCCATCGCCGCGGCGATTGGGGTCCCGGCGGGCATTTTTGCCGGCATGCGCCGCGGATCCTGGGTAGACCACCTCATCATGCGCGCGGCGGATCTTATGCTGGCGTTTCCGGCGCTGCTCATGGCGATTATCGCCGGCGCGGTGTGGGGACCGTCCACGCTCACGGCCATGCTGGCCATCGGCGTGGCGGGCATCCCCTCTTTCGCCCGCGTGGCCCGGTCCGGCACGCTGCAGGTCATGACGCAGGATTACATCCGTTCCGCACGCGTCTCCCGCGTCCCCGGATGGCTTATAGCCTGGCGCCACGTGCTGCCTAATATCGGCGCGCTGGTCATCGTGCAGGCATCCGTGTACTTCGCGTTGGCCATTCTCGCCGAGGCGGGCCTGTCCTACCTCGGTCTCGGCTCCGCCCCACCGTCCGCCTCGTGGGGGCGCATGCTCCAGGACGCGCAGACGTTGCTGGGCACCCAGCCGTGGCTGGTCGTGTGGCCGGGCACCGCGATCGCCGGCACGGTTTTAGGTTTCAATCTGCTGGGAGACGGCATCCGGGATCTCATCGACCCGCGCCTGGCCCGCGGCGGAAAGGTAGACGCGTAA
- a CDS encoding ABC transporter ATP-binding protein — MKSLGRILRSASALWPFYVGVIITAVIGAILALVSPFMVREATDTIVGAVDGGIDASVALSSVLILALILFAADALNSVVNNIGGYIGDVMASRLRQILSTRYFAKLLSLPQKYYDDQVTGTIIARLDRSINTITQFLQSFSNSFFTTLIQVIAILGITAWYYWPLAVLLAALFPTFMWLTALTSKRWQGYEKDKNAQVDQANGRFAEVIGQIKVSKSFASEVRELDKFAKHYRSIVDITKPQSRWWHSMDTIRGLVMAVIFFGIYALIFWRTLEGHFTLGDMVMLIQMVGMAKQPVFMMSWIVDSAQRAIAGSKDYFEVMEQRPEPKVSGELVRATDASDAPALDLTPAKPLEQAPAGDGAPVFAFDDVHFAYEEGKPVVEGITFAAPKGHKVALVGESGGGKSTLVNLLLGLYYPSSGTMSVLGHNVADADAASLRASVGVVFQEPYLFSGTIRENIAYGKPGASDAEIASVARRANAHDFITAFPDGYDTVIGERGLKLSGGQKQRVAVARAMLKDAPVLVLDEATSALDTKAERAVQAGLDELMKDRTTLIIAHRLSTIANVDTIITLDEGRVDEMGSPDELAVSGGIYSQLLKLTASSSAADRRRLKRFGFVADEV, encoded by the coding sequence GTGAAGTCTTTGGGCAGGATTCTCCGCAGTGCGTCGGCGCTGTGGCCGTTTTATGTGGGCGTGATCATAACCGCCGTCATCGGCGCGATACTAGCCTTGGTCAGCCCGTTTATGGTGCGTGAGGCCACCGATACCATAGTCGGGGCGGTAGACGGCGGGATCGATGCGTCCGTAGCCTTAAGTTCCGTGCTCATCCTGGCGCTCATCCTTTTCGCCGCGGACGCGTTGAATTCGGTGGTAAACAACATCGGCGGGTACATCGGCGACGTGATGGCCTCCCGGCTGCGCCAGATCCTGTCCACGCGCTACTTCGCCAAGCTGCTGTCCCTGCCGCAGAAATACTACGATGACCAGGTCACGGGCACAATCATCGCCCGCCTGGACCGTTCCATCAATACCATTACCCAGTTCCTCCAGTCCTTTTCCAATAGCTTTTTCACCACGCTGATTCAGGTGATAGCCATCCTGGGCATTACCGCGTGGTACTACTGGCCGCTGGCCGTGCTGCTGGCCGCGCTCTTCCCCACCTTCATGTGGCTCACGGCGCTGACCTCCAAACGCTGGCAGGGCTACGAGAAGGATAAAAACGCGCAGGTTGACCAGGCTAACGGCCGCTTCGCCGAGGTCATTGGGCAGATCAAGGTCTCCAAATCCTTCGCGTCCGAGGTCCGCGAACTAGATAAGTTCGCCAAGCACTACCGCTCCATCGTGGACATCACAAAGCCGCAGTCCCGCTGGTGGCATTCGATGGACACCATCCGTGGCCTGGTCATGGCGGTTATCTTCTTCGGCATCTACGCCCTGATTTTCTGGCGTACGCTGGAGGGCCATTTCACGCTGGGCGACATGGTGATGCTCATTCAGATGGTGGGCATGGCCAAGCAGCCGGTGTTCATGATGAGCTGGATCGTGGACTCCGCGCAACGCGCCATAGCCGGATCCAAGGATTACTTTGAGGTCATGGAGCAGCGCCCCGAGCCGAAGGTAAGTGGGGAGCTGGTGCGGGCCACGGACGCCTCGGACGCGCCCGCGTTGGACCTCACCCCGGCGAAGCCCTTGGAGCAAGCCCCGGCCGGAGACGGGGCGCCCGTCTTCGCCTTCGATGACGTTCACTTCGCCTACGAGGAGGGCAAGCCCGTGGTGGAGGGCATTACCTTCGCCGCCCCCAAGGGGCACAAGGTGGCGCTGGTGGGCGAGTCCGGCGGCGGGAAATCCACGCTGGTCAATCTACTGCTGGGCTTGTACTACCCGTCCTCCGGCACCATGAGCGTGCTGGGGCATAACGTCGCGGATGCGGACGCGGCCAGCCTGCGCGCGTCCGTGGGCGTGGTCTTCCAGGAGCCGTACCTGTTTTCCGGAACCATCAGGGAAAACATCGCCTACGGCAAGCCCGGCGCATCCGACGCCGAGATCGCCTCCGTCGCCCGCCGAGCCAACGCCCACGATTTCATCACCGCCTTCCCCGACGGCTATGACACCGTCATTGGTGAGCGCGGCCTGAAGCTCTCCGGCGGGCAGAAGCAGCGCGTGGCCGTGGCCCGCGCCATGCTCAAGGACGCCCCGGTCCTTGTGCTGGACGAGGCCACCTCCGCGCTCGATACCAAGGCCGAGCGCGCCGTGCAGGCGGGCCTGGACGAACTGATGAAGGACCGCACCACCCTCATCATCGCCCACCGCTTGTCCACCATCGCCAACGTGGATACCATCATCACGCTGGACGAGGGGCGCGTGGATGAGATGGGCTCGCCGGATGAGCTCGCCGTATCCGGCGGAATCTACTCCCAGCTGCTCAAGCTCACGGCCTCATCCTCCGCCGCGGACAGGCGCCGGTTGAAGCGGTTTGGCTTCGTGGCGGATGAAGTTTAA
- the idi gene encoding isopentenyl-diphosphate Delta-isomerase, translating to MELVVLASADGHPIGTADKATVHTDNTPLHFAFSAWIIRNGQVLITRRALGKKTWPGVWTNSFCGHPGPDEANEDAVNRRAAFEVGITAELEPECILPGFAYRAVDASGIVEHEICPVYVAELPEGAELDPNPEEICEHAWIDADKLIAAADATPFAFSPWLIEELAHPELRERITR from the coding sequence ATGGAATTAGTCGTGCTTGCCTCTGCCGATGGCCACCCCATCGGCACCGCCGACAAGGCTACGGTGCACACGGATAACACCCCGCTGCACTTCGCTTTCTCCGCCTGGATTATCCGCAACGGCCAGGTGCTCATCACCCGCCGCGCGCTGGGGAAGAAGACGTGGCCGGGGGTGTGGACCAACAGTTTCTGCGGCCACCCCGGCCCGGATGAGGCCAACGAGGACGCGGTCAACCGCCGCGCCGCATTCGAGGTGGGCATCACCGCAGAGCTCGAGCCGGAATGCATCCTTCCCGGTTTCGCCTACCGCGCGGTAGACGCCTCGGGGATCGTGGAGCACGAAATCTGCCCGGTCTACGTCGCCGAGCTTCCCGAGGGCGCGGAGTTAGACCCCAACCCCGAGGAAATCTGCGAGCACGCCTGGATTGACGCCGACAAGCTCATCGCCGCAGCGGACGCCACGCCGTTCGCCTTTTCCCCGTGGCTTATCGAGGAGCTGGCCCACCCGGAACTGCGCGAGCGCATCACCCGCTAG
- the brnQ gene encoding branched-chain amino acid transport system II carrier protein, with protein sequence MSSPSSNTATRTHNPVVTVVTAALTLFSMFFGAGNLIFPPMVGVQAGTNFWPAVLGFLAAGVLLPVLAIVAVAISGNNVRDLASRGGAWFGVAFSVLAYLAIGAFYALPRTGAVSMETAITPLTGWDSQLASGAFNLVFFLIALAFAWRPNSIIDILGRFLTPALVLLLSALIALALFNYDRVPAAPVEAYAESPMATGLFEGYNTMDAIAGLAFGIVVISSLKSKGFGSGGHMVRGTVITGLIAGVLLAAIYLGLAYMAQTMPNGQSYESGAFLLADSANMTMGTAGQAIFSLIVLLACLTTAVGLISATSEFFNYLVPRVAYHVWAVGFTALSILIAFRGLEAVLAVAVPFITFLYPPAITLIVLSIIQPLVASRMSFYWTYRLSLWTAVVWSALTVISDQGWGTGVLEPLLAWSPGQALDLGWAVPTACAAVIGVVLDALLKTGARRHERMEAYATQSSQAA encoded by the coding sequence GTGTCCTCACCGTCATCGAATACCGCAACACGAACCCATAACCCGGTGGTCACGGTGGTTACCGCGGCGCTGACGTTGTTTTCCATGTTCTTCGGCGCCGGCAACCTCATCTTCCCGCCGATGGTGGGCGTGCAGGCTGGAACCAACTTTTGGCCGGCGGTCCTGGGTTTCCTAGCCGCCGGGGTGCTGCTTCCGGTCCTCGCAATCGTGGCCGTGGCAATCTCCGGCAATAACGTCCGCGATCTAGCCTCCCGCGGCGGCGCCTGGTTTGGCGTTGCCTTTTCCGTACTGGCGTACCTGGCGATTGGCGCCTTCTACGCCCTGCCGCGCACCGGCGCCGTGTCCATGGAAACGGCCATCACCCCGCTTACCGGCTGGGATTCCCAGCTGGCCTCCGGCGCCTTTAATCTGGTCTTCTTCCTGATCGCCCTGGCCTTTGCCTGGAGGCCCAATTCCATCATCGACATCCTGGGGCGCTTTTTGACCCCGGCGCTGGTCCTCTTGCTCTCCGCGCTCATCGCCCTGGCACTGTTTAACTATGACCGCGTGCCGGCCGCGCCCGTCGAGGCCTACGCCGAGTCCCCAATGGCCACCGGCCTTTTTGAGGGCTACAACACCATGGACGCCATCGCCGGCCTGGCCTTTGGCATCGTGGTGATTTCCTCCCTCAAGTCCAAGGGCTTTGGTTCGGGCGGCCACATGGTCCGCGGCACCGTCATCACCGGCCTGATAGCGGGCGTTTTGCTAGCCGCCATCTACCTGGGCCTGGCCTATATGGCCCAGACCATGCCGAACGGGCAATCCTACGAGTCCGGCGCCTTTCTGCTCGCCGATTCCGCCAACATGACCATGGGTACCGCCGGCCAGGCCATCTTCTCCCTCATTGTTCTGCTGGCCTGCCTGACCACCGCCGTGGGCCTTATCTCCGCCACGTCCGAATTCTTTAACTACCTCGTCCCCCGGGTTGCCTACCACGTGTGGGCGGTGGGGTTTACGGCGCTGTCCATCCTCATCGCCTTCCGCGGTTTGGAAGCCGTGCTGGCGGTGGCCGTTCCATTCATCACGTTCCTGTACCCGCCGGCGATTACGCTCATCGTGCTGTCCATCATCCAACCCCTGGTAGCCAGCAGGATGTCCTTCTACTGGACCTACCGCCTGTCACTGTGGACCGCGGTGGTGTGGTCCGCTTTGACCGTCATCTCGGATCAGGGCTGGGGCACCGGCGTTCTGGAGCCGCTGCTGGCGTGGTCCCCGGGCCAGGCCCTGGACCTGGGGTGGGCCGTGCCAACGGCCTGCGCCGCGGTGATTGGCGTAGTGCTCGACGCGCTCTTGAAGACCGGCGCCCGCCGTCACGAGCGGATGGAGGCGTACGCCACCCAGTCCTCTCAAGCGGCGTAG
- a CDS encoding ABC transporter permease encodes MTRTILGLALRFVGTLVVASVIIFALMRAVPGNPARVALGVNATEEAVAELSTQLGLDRPLVTQYFEWVGGLLTGNLGMSLASQADITATVLDRAQVSLILVLSALLLALAGAIPAGAWLARRHGSAPATIVSAGTQVGIAIPSFLVGIVLVAFFAVGLGWLPANGWVPPNADFGQFLRHLILPVISLALVQGAMLTRYVRSSVLEILDTDFIRTSRALGQSERGALIRHGLRNAALPVITVAGVQLTTLVVGAVVIEAVFVIPGMGSMLLDAVSVRDLTTVQTLIMLLVAFTLAVNLLTDLAYRLVDPRLRAQGGRR; translated from the coding sequence ATGACTAGAACGATTCTGGGCCTTGCGCTCCGGTTCGTGGGCACCCTGGTGGTGGCCAGCGTGATTATCTTCGCGCTCATGCGCGCGGTGCCGGGCAACCCGGCGCGCGTGGCCCTAGGCGTCAACGCCACCGAGGAGGCCGTGGCGGAGCTGAGCACCCAGCTGGGGCTGGACCGCCCGCTTGTCACCCAGTACTTCGAGTGGGTCGGCGGCCTGCTCACCGGCAACCTGGGCATGTCCCTGGCCTCCCAGGCGGATATCACGGCCACGGTGCTAGACCGCGCGCAGGTCTCACTCATCCTGGTGCTCAGCGCCCTGCTGCTGGCCTTGGCCGGCGCCATCCCGGCGGGGGCGTGGTTGGCGCGCCGCCACGGCAGCGCGCCCGCGACCATTGTGTCGGCGGGCACGCAGGTTGGCATCGCCATCCCCAGTTTCCTGGTGGGCATCGTGCTGGTGGCATTCTTCGCGGTGGGCCTTGGTTGGCTGCCGGCCAATGGCTGGGTGCCGCCCAACGCGGACTTCGGCCAGTTTCTGCGCCACCTCATACTGCCGGTGATTTCCTTGGCCCTGGTCCAGGGCGCCATGCTCACGCGCTACGTGCGCTCCTCCGTACTGGAGATCCTGGATACGGACTTTATTCGCACTTCCCGCGCACTGGGCCAGTCGGAGCGCGGCGCGCTCATTCGCCACGGCCTTCGCAATGCCGCCCTGCCGGTGATTACGGTAGCCGGCGTGCAGCTGACCACTCTTGTGGTGGGCGCGGTGGTCATCGAGGCGGTGTTCGTCATCCCGGGCATGGGTTCCATGCTCTTAGATGCCGTTTCCGTGCGTGATCTCACCACCGTCCAAACGCTCATCATGTTGCTGGTGGCGTTCACCCTGGCCGTCAACCTGCTCACGGATCTTGCCTACCGCCTGGTGGATCCGCGCCTGCGCGCCCAAGGAGGCCGCCGATGA